The Miscanthus floridulus cultivar M001 chromosome 6, ASM1932011v1, whole genome shotgun sequence genomic interval AAAGGACACGAGAGAGCGGGCCAAATATGGCTTCGGAAACGTCCTACGCCGCCGTCGGCGTCATCCTCTCCGTCTTGGTCGTCGCCGCGGCGTCCGCAGACCCCACGGCGGCACCTACGGCCGCGCCGTCGAGAAAGTACTCGCTCGAGGAGGCGTGCAAGCAGACGGCGGGGCACCAGGACTTGTGCGTGGCGACGCTGTCCGCGGACCCGTCGTCCAAGACGGTCGACACCGCGGGGCTGGCCCGGTTGGCCATCCAGGCGGCGCAGCGGAACGCGTCGGAGACGGCGACCTACCTCTCCAGCATCTACGACGACGACAGCCTCGAGAACAAGACGGCGCAGCTGCAGCAGTGCCTCGAGGACTGCGGCGAGAGGTCAGTGCGTCGTGTCTGTCTGTGCCTGCCTTCCTCGACCTCGAGTGCTATATATGCGTAGCTGACAAGCACGCCCGGCCGAGTGGCGAGTGCAGGTACGAGTCGGCGGTGGATCAGCTGTCGGACGCGACGTCGGCGGTGGACACGGGGGCGTACAGCGAGTCGGAGGCGCTGGTGGTGGCGAGCCAGGCGGAGGTGAAGCTGTGCCAGCGGGGGTGCCAGGGCGTGCCGGACCACCGCAACGTCCTCACGGCGCGCAACCGTGACGTCGACCAGCTCTGCAGCATTGCGCTCACCATCACCAAGCTCATCGGCGGACCGCCATCGTGATACAGGACGtgataaaaaaaaaatatatatatatatacactaccctgtagctggctacaaaataacttattctgtagccactttgagttacgataattactatgttaatttacaagattatagtaacttcttactaagtggtttactataacgttatggtaaatatctccatgtgttatagtaacccgactatcgtaaatatgtattgacattatcgtaaattagtatatatatGGATTACTTAGCTCTCGATCATGGCAGCTAGTTTGTTGTACAACCATGCCGCGCCTTGCGTGGCTATAAACTTCCATTGTAAGCAGATCGGGTAGTCGGTGGTTAAATCAGATTAAATTACCTGAAAGTTTTCGATCTATATATTCTGTCAGGAGAATTCTACTACCATATATAGTGGTGGCATAGTGGAATGCATATATATAGACGATAGACCCATACTATAAGGCATCCTTGGCTTTGCTGAAATAGTGGTTACTTCAGAGAACGATTTGAGCAATCTTTAAAAAAAACGATTTTTCAGCATCTCAGATGATTTTGGTGACCCTTAAGATCGAGGGTGTGTGTAAAAGTCGTTAGATCATCGGGCATTAAGATATCATTAAGATTTACGTGGATGATTATCATAAGAAATTTCTCACCATATCAAATTCGTGTTCGCGAAAATTGTCACTTCTCCAAACCCAGAAGGGGATTCTAAGATTATCCTTTAGAGAAAAGAAGACTTTTATGCTACCTCTTCTAGGAAATCTATACCATACTATATGCTCATGAAATGATACACGCTAGCTAAAGATGAAATGATCTACCTGGTGCTACGTCATAAACACATTGGAAACATAAAATACTGTAACCATGAATATGACATCTATCGAATGTGATATATGAAATTTATGACGAAGGTTGAGTCATAGGGTATTTCGATGgatccactagtagagaaatgacttttgatccacttcaaaatttggctttagtcctggtatttttcgcacccgggactagagaaacctttagtcccggttgatagcttcaaccgggactaaaggtccctgcccaacggctactgcggcaggcttttgctgtaggggacctttagtcccggttgaagctaccaaccgggactaaaggttaacttttactcccggttggtccctccaaccggaagtaaaagtctactcccggctggaggcttcgTCCagaactagaaagggacctttagtcccggttgctgtctccaaccgggactaaagatcccctcctatataccccttctttctccccgagcccgagccacttcgagctcagtattcttgcttcatcgccaacctctcttctttctcatcaccggtaatcacaagatttcttcgattcctccatcgattcttcggttctaaaggtcaccaactttatactctcatatttcattagtagcatatctcattttgtggactagatatatgtgttttttatggtggatttgtttttatttgtaagccatttaagctcaaaatcactttaaagtttgcatatttggatgaagaaatgttaaagtagttattcaaaactagtattcagctttcatttctagcatgcatagcacacttcatggtttagagatatagagaattttagagtttttttaatttatttatttataaaatgagaaaattatattatattaaaaatgagtatagagagtagatggcaactgctttcgggtcctcggcctcttatcgggttccaaagcgactgaggccggacctccctctcattgcatgcggcaagtgtgaggagaaaattgtgatggagtaccgggtgaggaaggagtgtcccaataaggaccgtatcttctacaagtgtccggatcgcaatgtgagttattttgtcgcatttgatgattatagttaatttatacttatttttatgatgattgtgattaaagttctaattttttgttttaattttagtgggatggcactagatattcaggctggtactgggaggaagagtatgttgaacacgtgcaaaactctcttgcacaggcggctacaacgactgatgaggcagtgatcctgcggaagaagcccatagatattgaacaaacacatgatctgtctgttttaggcgggattggtcgcgaaatccttatgctgctgaagtgcattttagctttagtttttttagtggtagttgggattgtctacattgtagcgagactttcataaattaataccttgtgtggtggcatgcatatcgtataattaactaattatgttctaggttttaatatgatatgtatgtcatgtaatgcagatgagccagcattggatgtataatgctgatcgccgcttccaagagttcattgagggcatgcattctttcttacgtgtggccgagataaacaaacgcgatggtttcatgtgttgcccatgtgccatatgtaagaatttgaaggaatatgctagctcaaggagtcttcattcacacttattGAAGTCGGGTTTAATgctaaactatatttgttggacgaagcatgaaGAAACCGGgttataatggaagaaggtgaagaagaacaatgggacgatgatgacattattgctgaatatggtgccttcaatgttactgcaatgggggaagctgaagaagaggtaggggcagaagatgagcccgctgatgatcttggtcagcccattcatgatgcacaaagagaatgcgaaagtgaaaaggagaagatcaagttcgagcgcatgctagaggatcacaagaaattgctatacccaacttgtgatgtagggcagaaaaagttgggtaccacactggaattgctgcaatggaaggtaaagaatggtgtatctgacaagggatttggggag includes:
- the LOC136458188 gene encoding pectinesterase inhibitor-like yields the protein MASETSYAAVGVILSVLVVAAASADPTAAPTAAPSRKYSLEEACKQTAGHQDLCVATLSADPSSKTVDTAGLARLAIQAAQRNASETATYLSSIYDDDSLENKTAQLQQCLEDCGERYESAVDQLSDATSAVDTGAYSESEALVVASQAEVKLCQRGCQGVPDHRNVLTARNRDVDQLCSIALTITKLIGGPPS